From one Flavobacterium kingsejongi genomic stretch:
- the surE gene encoding 5'/3'-nucleotidase SurE codes for MMKKKPLILVTNDDGISAPGIRTLISVMKEIGEVVVVAPDSPQSATGHAITINNTLYLNKVNIDGELEQEYSCSGTPVDCVKFAVNEILKRKPDLCVSGINHGSNSSINVIYSGTMSAAVEAGIEGIPAIGFSLLDYDWNADFEPTRNFIQKIALEVLEQGLPEGVILNVNFPKLKANDIKGIKVCRQAKAMWVEKFDKRKTPHNRDYYWLTGEFVNLDKGEDTDEWALKNGYISLVPVQFDLTAHHAIQNLNTWKLNE; via the coding sequence ATAATGAAGAAAAAACCACTTATTCTGGTTACGAATGATGATGGTATCTCTGCGCCTGGAATCCGTACCCTGATTTCGGTAATGAAAGAAATCGGAGAAGTTGTCGTTGTTGCCCCTGACAGCCCACAATCGGCTACTGGCCATGCTATAACGATCAACAATACATTGTATCTCAACAAAGTCAATATTGACGGGGAATTGGAACAGGAATATAGCTGCTCTGGCACTCCAGTAGACTGTGTAAAGTTTGCGGTCAATGAAATTTTAAAACGAAAACCAGACCTTTGTGTTTCCGGCATCAATCACGGCTCTAACTCTTCTATAAATGTCATTTACTCCGGAACGATGAGTGCTGCGGTGGAAGCGGGGATAGAAGGAATCCCGGCCATCGGATTTTCATTGCTCGATTATGACTGGAATGCGGATTTTGAACCGACACGGAATTTTATCCAAAAGATAGCGCTCGAAGTACTGGAACAAGGATTGCCAGAAGGCGTGATCCTAAACGTAAACTTTCCGAAACTCAAAGCAAACGACATTAAAGGAATTAAGGTATGCCGGCAGGCAAAAGCCATGTGGGTTGAAAAATTCGACAAGCGAAAAACACCACATAACCGCGATTATTACTGGCTTACAGGAGAATTTGTCAATCTGGACAAAGGAGAAGACACCGATGAATGGGCTTTAAAAAATGGCTATATTTCATTGGTCCCTGTACAATTTGACCTTACTGCTCACCATGCCATCCAAAATTTAAATACCTGGAAACTGAATGAGTAA
- a CDS encoding IS3 family transposase, with protein MFGIDRQVYYRSIKRKILKQSKSEQVILMVRKIRMKMPRIGTRKLYYLLNQELRALKIGRDMFFNILKVNHLLISPKRSYHITTNSYHRFKKHKNLIENLKIIRPEQVWVSDITYIGKRSKPCYLSLVTDAYSKRIMGFNVATNLNAENSLKALQMALKSRKNSCLSLIHHSDRGIQYCSDEYQKVIRKTKNLRCSMTESYDPYQNAVAERVNGILKQEFLVDRYNDQQLNIIKLVVKESIQIYNLVRPHCSNHMLTPMQMHQQKEIEMKTYKTKNRSNHEATSV; from the coding sequence TTGTTCGGGATAGACAGGCAGGTCTATTATCGTAGCATTAAAAGAAAAATCTTAAAGCAATCAAAGTCTGAACAAGTCATTCTTATGGTAAGAAAGATTAGGATGAAAATGCCTCGTATCGGTACGAGAAAGTTGTATTATTTATTAAACCAGGAGCTTAGAGCATTGAAGATTGGAAGAGATATGTTTTTTAATATCCTCAAAGTAAACCATCTGCTAATATCTCCAAAACGGAGCTATCATATTACGACTAACTCATATCATCGTTTTAAAAAACACAAGAATTTAATTGAAAACTTAAAAATAATACGTCCTGAACAGGTTTGGGTATCCGATATTACATACATCGGAAAAAGAAGTAAGCCCTGCTATTTAAGCTTAGTAACAGATGCATATTCAAAACGGATCATGGGATTTAATGTAGCTACTAATTTAAATGCCGAAAATAGTCTTAAAGCTTTACAAATGGCTCTTAAGAGCAGGAAAAATAGTTGTTTGTCGTTAATCCATCACTCAGATAGAGGTATACAATATTGTTCTGATGAATATCAAAAAGTGATACGCAAGACTAAAAACCTGCGCTGTAGCATGACTGAGTCTTATGATCCATATCAAAATGCGGTCGCTGAAAGGGTAAATGGAATATTAAAACAGGAGTTTTTAGTAGATAGGTATAATGATCAGCAACTTAATATTATTAAGTTAGTAGTTAAGGAATCTATACAGATTTATAATCTAGTAAGACCGCATTGCTCTAATCATATGCTTACTCCGATGCAAATGCATCAGCAAAAAGAAATAGAAATGAAAACCTATAAAACAAAAAACAGAAGTAACCATGAAGCTACTTCTGTCTAA
- a CDS encoding ComEC/Rec2 family competence protein produces MKIAQYPLFKITALYCTGLCTGFYYNPSLRFSICLLAISFIICFLLYLQAFKNFQQTVFLGISVCMLAFSIGITSQALHNPYNQPGHYITHLDKFPTHNHVEVRIQEKLKNTATYQRYIASVYRINTQDYHGKLLIQIRRTIPERSLSIGSRIKIHGQIQQFHIPFNPHQFDYRSYMEHKGILGYMKINPNAVVLCNIKTKNSHYYSAEFRNTILTNLKNSGFAPAALEVVAALLLGQKQDMDPTILQDYRLAGAVHILSVSGLHIGLIYFFISSLLQFLPNTRYSLFIKTGIVILTLWLFAMIAGGSPSVVRSVVMFTFAAIAALLRRGTSIYHTLIVSALLMLLWDPATLFDVGFQLSYSALFFIVWLQPALSGFWTPKFKILRYLWDILTVSIAAQIGTLPLSLYYFHQFPGLFFLTNIIVLPLLTIIMIYGLIVLLLAALDITHATVSKLLEIAISALNSIIHKIASYDDFIFRDVPCSLPVMLSLYSCVIAIVLWLKKPTFPRLLILCSFVIITQLTCWMSRIQSTGTADFIVLHSYKNPLLLERQGNKITVFSNRDRKDILQDSSLKPYQIATHSHIDTLLPLRNLYYFQHQKILILDQHGILPEHCDPDIIILSQSPKINLERLLKKVQPKLIIADATNYNTTVQLWKRTCSNAKIPFHAIAEKGFYRINN; encoded by the coding sequence ATGAAAATAGCACAGTATCCTTTGTTCAAAATTACGGCGTTGTATTGTACCGGGCTCTGTACTGGCTTTTATTACAATCCTTCACTTCGTTTCAGCATTTGCTTGTTAGCGATCAGTTTCATTATCTGTTTCCTGCTTTACCTCCAAGCTTTTAAAAATTTTCAACAGACTGTTTTTTTAGGCATCTCCGTGTGCATGCTTGCTTTCAGTATTGGTATTACCAGTCAGGCACTTCATAATCCCTATAATCAGCCAGGTCATTATATAACACATCTTGACAAGTTTCCTACACACAATCATGTCGAAGTAAGAATCCAGGAAAAACTAAAAAATACTGCTACATACCAACGTTATATTGCTTCAGTATACCGCATTAACACTCAGGATTATCATGGAAAACTATTAATCCAAATTCGTAGGACAATTCCAGAACGCTCTCTTTCTATCGGATCCAGGATAAAAATACACGGACAAATCCAACAGTTTCATATCCCTTTCAATCCCCACCAGTTTGACTACCGCAGCTATATGGAACATAAAGGTATTTTAGGATACATGAAGATTAATCCAAATGCGGTAGTATTGTGTAACATCAAAACCAAAAACAGCCATTATTATAGTGCCGAGTTTCGAAACACCATCCTTACTAATTTAAAAAATAGCGGTTTTGCTCCTGCAGCACTGGAGGTGGTTGCAGCATTGTTATTAGGACAGAAACAAGACATGGATCCGACAATATTACAGGACTATCGCCTTGCCGGTGCCGTTCATATACTATCTGTATCCGGGTTGCATATCGGCCTTATTTACTTTTTTATATCTTCCCTATTGCAATTCCTCCCCAATACCCGTTATAGCCTTTTTATCAAAACCGGAATTGTAATTCTAACGCTATGGCTTTTCGCTATGATCGCCGGAGGGTCACCTTCGGTAGTACGATCGGTTGTGATGTTTACTTTTGCAGCAATTGCAGCCTTATTACGAAGGGGAACTTCAATATACCACACCCTAATAGTATCAGCACTTTTAATGCTGTTATGGGATCCTGCTACACTTTTTGACGTCGGTTTCCAACTCAGTTACAGTGCGTTATTTTTTATTGTATGGCTCCAGCCTGCACTTTCCGGTTTTTGGACACCGAAATTTAAGATATTACGCTACTTGTGGGACATACTCACCGTTTCAATAGCTGCACAGATAGGAACCTTACCTTTATCGCTGTATTATTTCCATCAGTTTCCAGGATTATTCTTCCTCACCAATATCATTGTGCTCCCCCTGCTTACAATTATCATGATTTATGGCCTCATAGTGCTTTTATTAGCCGCTTTAGACATCACGCACGCTACTGTGTCAAAACTATTAGAAATTGCTATCAGCGCCTTAAATAGCATTATTCATAAGATTGCGTCGTATGATGATTTTATCTTCCGGGATGTGCCTTGTAGTTTACCGGTCATGCTTTCACTTTACTCGTGTGTGATTGCTATTGTCCTTTGGCTAAAAAAGCCCACTTTTCCAAGACTGCTTATCCTGTGCAGCTTTGTCATCATTACACAATTGACCTGTTGGATGTCACGCATACAGTCGACAGGCACAGCTGATTTTATAGTATTACATTCATATAAAAATCCGCTGCTTTTGGAACGACAAGGAAATAAGATTACCGTGTTCAGCAATCGGGACAGGAAAGATATACTGCAAGACAGCAGCCTAAAACCCTATCAGATTGCAACACACAGCCACATTGACACCTTATTACCCCTACGCAATCTGTATTACTTTCAGCATCAAAAAATCCTTATACTGGATCAACATGGAATCCTTCCGGAACATTGTGATCCCGACATTATCATCCTTTCGCAATCGCCCAAAATTAATCTTGAAAGGCTGCTGAAAAAAGTACAACCCAAACTCATTATTGCTGATGCTACCAATTACAATACTACTGTCCAGCTATGGAAACGAACCTGCAGTAATGCAAAAATCCCTTTTCACGCTATTGCAGAAAAGGGATTTTATAGAATTAATAATTGA
- a CDS encoding carboxy terminal-processing peptidase gives MNTIMQFMKRNYKIVLLVVAFSVALWSFMPKPKASDPEKDKLLLELLTFVIEKGHYHPAAIDDTFSKGVYKSYINGLDPSKRFFLQSDIDEFAQYETKIDDQILNRDLSFFELTYNRLQQRMDESRGIYKDILAKPFDFNVNEEFNVDYEKMPYEKDEAGLRNKWRKQLKLSVLSSVTDKMKIQEELKNPKAEDSDDVAAKAVADKAKKAVKNEKPKTFEEIEKESRENSLKSLDEYFTFIKELDRNDWFNIYLNAIVERFDPHTLYLAPDDKEKFDVSMSGKFEGIGARLQKKNDMVEISELISGGPAWKDRKLEQGDLIMKVGQGDSEPIDIVGMKLDDVVKKIKGPKGTVVNLTVKKVDGTIKVIPVTRDIVELEETYAKSSIVNKDGKLYGIIYLPKFYINFDNKDDRDAAKDVAIEVERLKKQGVEGIVMDLRDNGGGSLRTVVDIAGLFIDKGPVVQIKSAGDKKEILSDTDGKIQWDGPLVVMQNNFSASASEIFAAAIQDYKRGIIIGSKQSYGKGTVQNVIDLNQFVRGNSMGDLGALKTTTQKFYRINGGSTQLKGVESDVVMPDRYSYIEIGERDTDNAMPWDKIEMAPYKVWDKQQNFASAIANSKKRLAQSAQFKLIDENAKWVNKRKDENVFNLDYKIFKAELDKVDNEVKKYKPISQYKNHLEFKSLPYEVEAMAKDTSFATKRNRWHESLAKDAYVEEALNILNDLQAKPSSGGKIAIKEKKEKLVVPVN, from the coding sequence ATGAATACTATTATGCAATTTATGAAAAGAAATTATAAAATCGTACTGCTGGTCGTTGCATTCTCAGTGGCACTATGGAGTTTTATGCCCAAACCTAAAGCTTCAGATCCGGAAAAAGATAAATTACTACTCGAACTATTAACATTTGTAATTGAAAAAGGACATTATCATCCTGCTGCAATTGACGATACATTCTCTAAAGGTGTTTATAAAAGCTATATCAACGGACTGGATCCTTCCAAAAGATTTTTCCTACAGTCGGATATTGATGAATTTGCACAATATGAAACCAAAATTGACGATCAGATTTTAAACAGGGATTTATCCTTTTTTGAATTAACTTACAACAGGCTGCAACAGCGTATGGATGAGTCGCGTGGTATTTATAAAGATATCCTGGCCAAACCTTTTGATTTCAATGTGAATGAAGAATTCAATGTGGATTATGAAAAAATGCCATATGAAAAAGATGAAGCTGGCTTAAGAAACAAATGGCGTAAGCAATTGAAATTATCAGTTTTATCATCCGTAACGGATAAGATGAAAATTCAGGAAGAACTGAAAAACCCTAAAGCGGAAGACAGTGATGATGTAGCTGCAAAAGCGGTAGCGGATAAAGCTAAGAAAGCCGTTAAAAACGAAAAGCCGAAAACATTTGAAGAAATTGAAAAAGAATCCAGAGAAAATTCTTTAAAATCATTAGATGAATATTTTACTTTTATTAAAGAACTGGACAGAAATGACTGGTTTAATATTTACCTGAATGCTATCGTGGAACGTTTTGATCCGCATACCTTATACTTGGCTCCGGATGATAAAGAAAAATTCGATGTGAGCATGAGTGGTAAATTTGAAGGTATTGGTGCCCGACTGCAAAAGAAAAATGATATGGTGGAGATTTCAGAACTGATCTCCGGAGGTCCGGCATGGAAAGACAGAAAACTGGAACAAGGGGATTTGATTATGAAAGTAGGACAGGGTGATAGTGAACCTATCGATATCGTAGGAATGAAACTGGATGATGTCGTTAAGAAAATTAAAGGGCCTAAAGGAACTGTTGTAAACCTTACAGTAAAAAAAGTCGATGGAACTATTAAGGTAATTCCGGTTACCAGAGATATAGTAGAATTGGAAGAAACCTATGCGAAATCCAGTATTGTAAATAAAGATGGTAAGTTATATGGTATCATCTATTTGCCTAAATTCTATATCAATTTTGATAACAAAGACGACAGGGACGCTGCAAAAGATGTTGCTATCGAAGTAGAAAGGCTGAAAAAACAAGGTGTAGAAGGAATTGTGATGGATCTTAGGGATAATGGAGGAGGTTCATTGCGAACTGTAGTGGATATCGCTGGATTGTTTATCGACAAAGGACCGGTTGTACAGATAAAATCAGCCGGAGATAAAAAAGAGATATTGTCCGATACTGATGGTAAAATCCAATGGGATGGTCCTTTGGTTGTGATGCAGAATAATTTCTCTGCTTCGGCATCGGAAATATTTGCTGCGGCTATCCAGGATTATAAAAGAGGAATTATTATTGGAAGCAAACAGAGTTATGGTAAAGGAACGGTACAAAATGTTATTGACCTTAACCAGTTTGTAAGAGGCAATTCGATGGGAGATTTGGGGGCGTTAAAAACAACCACACAGAAATTTTATAGAATCAACGGTGGCTCTACGCAGCTGAAAGGTGTGGAAAGCGATGTTGTAATGCCGGATCGTTATTCCTATATTGAAATTGGGGAACGTGATACTGATAATGCAATGCCTTGGGATAAAATCGAAATGGCACCTTACAAAGTATGGGATAAACAACAGAATTTTGCTTCAGCGATTGCCAATAGCAAAAAACGTCTGGCTCAAAGTGCGCAATTCAAATTAATTGATGAGAATGCAAAATGGGTGAATAAACGTAAAGATGAAAATGTATTCAATTTGGATTATAAAATATTCAAAGCAGAACTGGACAAAGTGGATAATGAGGTGAAGAAATACAAACCGATCTCTCAATACAAAAACCATTTAGAGTTCAAATCCCTTCCGTATGAAGTGGAAGCGATGGCAAAAGACACTTCCTTTGCGACCAAAAGAAACAGATGGCACGAGAGTCTTGCAAAAGACGCTTATGTAGAAGAGGCATTAAATATATTAAACGATTTGCAGGCGAAACCATCTTCCGGTGGTAAGATTGCAATTAAAGAAAAAAAGGAAAAATTAGTAGTTCCTGTTAATTGA
- a CDS encoding ABC transporter permease codes for MNKTSRSLSGLALQKFKKNFWGVFSLGLIVVLVFVALFAYFFAPDASRNANQMHLSIHSRPPGFEVLMLKIPLLEKEPTSWKDYFFGHPDVATEIPLNAYVIQGNNIVYSEYSEDPSLSVKKEAHLNQFPGFKSIQDVEKACITKQRFSLGTDKYGRDLLSRMLVGSRVSLSIGFIAVFISIVLGIFFGALGGFYGGKTDAFVMWLVNIIWSIPTLLLVIAITLTLGKGFWQVFIAVGLTMWVEVARVVRGQVISLKQAQFVTAARALGYNDFRIIVHHILPNIMAPIIVISAANFASAILVESGLSFLGLGAQPPIPSWGGMIKDHYSYIILGKPYLAVIPGTAIMVLTLAFMLTGNALRDALDVNV; via the coding sequence ATGAATAAAACATCACGATCTTTATCTGGTTTAGCGCTTCAGAAATTTAAAAAAAATTTCTGGGGCGTTTTCAGTTTGGGGCTAATTGTAGTATTGGTATTTGTAGCCCTATTTGCCTATTTTTTTGCGCCAGATGCTTCGCGTAATGCCAATCAGATGCATTTGTCAATTCATTCCAGGCCACCTGGCTTTGAGGTGCTAATGCTTAAAATCCCATTGCTGGAGAAAGAGCCAACATCGTGGAAGGATTATTTTTTTGGGCATCCCGATGTCGCTACAGAAATTCCATTGAATGCTTATGTTATTCAGGGCAATAATATAGTGTATTCAGAATATTCTGAGGATCCCAGCCTTTCGGTTAAAAAAGAAGCACATCTGAATCAGTTTCCAGGTTTTAAATCGATACAGGATGTCGAAAAAGCCTGTATTACTAAACAGCGTTTTAGTTTAGGAACGGATAAGTATGGGCGGGATTTATTAAGCAGAATGCTGGTGGGATCCCGGGTTTCCTTATCTATTGGATTTATTGCGGTTTTTATCTCGATAGTCCTTGGAATATTTTTCGGTGCTTTAGGTGGGTTTTATGGTGGCAAAACGGATGCTTTTGTCATGTGGCTGGTCAATATTATCTGGTCAATACCGACATTGCTATTGGTTATTGCAATCACGCTAACGTTAGGCAAAGGATTTTGGCAGGTTTTCATTGCAGTAGGGCTTACGATGTGGGTGGAAGTAGCTCGTGTCGTCAGGGGGCAGGTAATTAGCCTTAAACAGGCGCAATTTGTTACTGCGGCCCGTGCTTTGGGCTATAATGATTTTCGAATCATTGTTCATCATATACTGCCTAATATTATGGCGCCAATCATTGTAATTTCAGCCGCTAATTTTGCTTCCGCCATTTTGGTTGAAAGTGGATTGAGTTTCTTGGGATTAGGCGCACAACCCCCAATACCAAGTTGGGGGGGTATGATTAAAGATCATTACAGTTATATTATTCTCGGCAAGCCTTATCTCGCCGTTATTCCTGGGACGGCTATCATGGTGCTCACACTCGCCTTTATGTTGACCGGCAATGCACTCCGGGATGCCCTGGATGTGAATGTCTAG
- the rodA gene encoding rod shape-determining protein RodA — MKNQSVASNIDWITIFLYIALVVLGWLNIYSASLPIQETSIFDVSQIYGKQFVFIIISIVVIFVILALDAKFYERFSSVIYVLSLLFIAGLFVFGSTVKGQTNWYSFGGFSIQPSEFAKAGTALALAKYMSDVQVNLKLVNHQIQALLIIGVPIILIAPHDPGSALIYIMFVLVLYREGLPSWYLLTGFAAIVLFVAALIFEPWFIIAVVFVLILLQLLKTRKAHRNPILSLIIFAAMSVFVYSVDYVFDNIFQQHHRDRFNILLGKKVDMKGIGYNTNQSEIAVGSGGWFGKGFLEGTQTKGDFVPEQHTDYIFTTVGEEWGFAGSLVVIILFATLILRILYLAERQKTKFSRVYGYCVAAVLFVHFFVNISMVLGIFPTIGVPLPFFSYGGSGLLAFTILLFIFVKLDANKVNEW; from the coding sequence ATGAAAAACCAAAGCGTAGCTAGTAATATAGACTGGATTACCATATTCCTCTATATTGCATTAGTAGTATTGGGTTGGTTGAATATCTATTCTGCTTCTTTGCCCATACAGGAAACTTCTATTTTTGATGTTAGCCAGATCTATGGCAAGCAATTCGTATTTATCATCATAAGCATTGTCGTTATTTTTGTCATATTAGCCCTGGACGCTAAGTTTTACGAACGTTTTTCTAGTGTGATTTACGTTCTTTCTCTCTTGTTTATCGCAGGGCTTTTTGTCTTTGGTTCCACCGTAAAAGGCCAGACGAACTGGTATTCCTTTGGAGGCTTCAGTATTCAGCCTTCTGAATTCGCAAAAGCAGGTACTGCACTTGCATTAGCAAAATATATGAGTGACGTACAGGTCAACCTGAAACTTGTAAATCATCAGATCCAGGCCTTACTGATAATAGGCGTTCCTATTATTTTAATTGCCCCACATGATCCCGGAAGCGCACTGATATACATCATGTTTGTATTAGTACTCTACCGTGAAGGTTTGCCATCCTGGTACCTGCTTACCGGGTTTGCCGCTATTGTACTCTTTGTTGCAGCCTTAATTTTTGAACCCTGGTTTATCATTGCTGTGGTTTTTGTACTCATCCTGCTGCAACTCCTAAAAACACGAAAAGCACACCGAAATCCCATATTGAGCCTGATCATTTTTGCGGCTATGTCCGTTTTTGTATACTCTGTAGATTATGTTTTTGACAATATCTTCCAGCAGCACCACAGGGATCGTTTCAATATCCTTTTGGGTAAAAAAGTAGACATGAAAGGGATCGGATACAATACCAATCAATCTGAAATCGCAGTCGGTTCCGGAGGATGGTTTGGAAAAGGATTCCTGGAAGGCACACAAACCAAAGGTGATTTTGTCCCGGAACAACATACCGATTATATTTTCACGACAGTCGGCGAAGAATGGGGTTTTGCAGGATCATTGGTGGTCATCATCCTATTTGCCACACTAATTCTACGAATCCTATATTTGGCAGAACGCCAAAAAACAAAATTCAGCCGGGTATACGGCTATTGCGTAGCTGCGGTTTTATTCGTACATTTCTTTGTCAATATCTCCATGGTTCTGGGAATATTCCCTACAATTGGCGTGCCCCTTCCGTTTTTCTCCTATGGAGGTTCCGGATTACTGGCGTTCACAATTTTACTCTTCATTTTTGTAAAACTCGATGCCAATAAAGTGAATGAATGGTAG
- a CDS encoding C40 family peptidase, which yields MTSTKIFYLFLPILLLATNLGHAQIITSKKEAVKKGVYTTPAATEKKTVAATKATPEKAVAKTDKKSVSKSAKSNTNKKSLINEEEDKDFTPQPTENYLAMQLINNAMEFIGVHYRGGGTSTSGMDCSGMVTATFNIFGIKLPRSSFEQAQYGEKLDHSEIKKGDLVFFKTNGSKRINHVGMVTEVNGEEIKFIHSSTSKGVMVSSTNEPYYKRTFAQANRVIDPVF from the coding sequence ATGACATCAACGAAAATCTTCTATCTCTTTTTGCCCATCTTGTTATTGGCAACGAATTTAGGCCATGCTCAGATTATTACCTCAAAAAAAGAAGCTGTAAAGAAAGGTGTATACACCACTCCGGCAGCAACAGAAAAGAAAACAGTAGCCGCTACTAAAGCTACTCCCGAAAAGGCAGTTGCAAAAACGGACAAGAAAAGCGTTAGCAAAAGCGCTAAAAGCAACACCAACAAAAAATCATTAATCAACGAGGAAGAAGATAAAGATTTCACTCCACAACCTACAGAGAATTATCTTGCGATGCAGCTAATAAATAATGCCATGGAATTCATTGGTGTTCATTATCGCGGTGGTGGCACTTCTACTTCCGGAATGGATTGCTCCGGAATGGTGACAGCAACATTTAATATTTTCGGTATAAAATTACCACGTTCCTCTTTTGAACAGGCACAATACGGTGAAAAACTGGATCATAGCGAAATCAAAAAAGGTGATTTGGTATTCTTTAAAACCAATGGCAGCAAAAGAATCAACCACGTAGGCATGGTTACTGAAGTAAATGGTGAAGAAATTAAATTCATCCACTCTTCTACTTCAAAAGGCGTGATGGTTTCTTCAACGAATGAACCGTATTACAAAAGAACATTTGCACAGGCTAACCGTGTAATTGATCCTGTTTTCTAA
- the lpxB gene encoding lipid-A-disaccharide synthase has product MKYYIIAGEASGDLHGSNLMKALYKEDPAADIRFWGGDLMEKTGGRLVKHYRDLAFMGFLEVVLNLKTIIKNIKSCKIDIEKFNPDAIIFIDYPGFNMRIAKWAKEKGIPTHYYISPQIWAWKESRINAIRRDVERMHVILPFEKEFYENKHHYNVNFVGHPIIDAIHNRPTLSFEEFRKQNHLDKTPIIALLPGSRKQEISKMLHIMLSVVNHFPEYQFVIAGAPGQEFSFYEPFLKTKNVHYIDNKTYDLLSISTAALVTSGTATLDTALFKVPQVVCYKGSWVSYQIAKRILTLKYISLVNLIMDQEVVTELIQDELNTKRLVEEINKLLNANSRAKILNDYTILEQKLGGAGASETTAKLIVDDIRDRLKKN; this is encoded by the coding sequence ATGAAATATTACATTATAGCCGGTGAAGCTTCGGGAGATCTTCACGGATCAAATCTCATGAAAGCATTGTATAAAGAAGACCCTGCAGCCGATATCCGGTTTTGGGGTGGTGACCTGATGGAGAAAACCGGCGGCAGGCTGGTGAAACATTATCGGGATTTAGCATTCATGGGCTTTCTGGAAGTGGTACTCAACCTAAAGACCATCATCAAAAACATAAAATCCTGTAAAATTGACATTGAGAAATTCAATCCCGATGCAATTATCTTCATCGATTATCCCGGATTCAATATGCGTATTGCAAAATGGGCAAAGGAAAAAGGAATCCCTACTCATTATTATATCTCACCCCAAATCTGGGCCTGGAAAGAAAGCCGCATTAATGCGATCCGACGTGATGTAGAGCGTATGCATGTTATCCTTCCTTTCGAAAAAGAGTTTTACGAAAACAAGCACCACTATAATGTAAACTTCGTAGGCCATCCCATCATTGATGCGATTCACAATCGCCCTACGCTGTCGTTTGAAGAATTCCGCAAGCAGAATCATTTGGATAAAACACCCATCATTGCATTGCTCCCCGGAAGCCGTAAACAGGAAATCTCCAAAATGTTGCACATAATGCTTAGTGTTGTCAATCATTTTCCAGAATATCAATTTGTAATTGCCGGAGCGCCAGGGCAGGAATTCTCTTTTTATGAACCTTTCTTAAAGACCAAAAACGTTCATTATATTGACAATAAAACCTATGACCTACTAAGCATTTCTACAGCGGCACTGGTCACTTCGGGTACGGCTACCCTCGATACAGCACTATTTAAGGTACCACAGGTAGTGTGCTACAAAGGAAGCTGGGTATCTTATCAGATTGCCAAAAGAATCCTCACCCTCAAATACATTTCCCTTGTTAATCTCATCATGGACCAGGAAGTGGTTACGGAACTCATACAGGACGAACTGAATACCAAAAGGCTTGTTGAAGAAATAAACAAATTACTGAACGCCAATTCACGTGCTAAAATATTGAATGATTACACGATCCTGGAACAGAAATTAGGAGGAGCTGGCGCCAGTGAGACTACTGCAAAACTTATTGTTGACGATATCCGGGATCGCCTTAAAAAGAATTGA